The DNA window CCATGATAGACCATGACCATGATGCTTCTGAGTTCACGATAGGGTGAAGAAACATATCACATTAAAAAGGATGGTAAGTCAGGTTTTGTAGCTCAAATTACTGGCAGGTGGAAATTAGCTCAAAGTTCATTCTTTCAGGCTTCTCTTTATAAACTAAAATGCTTCTATGTAATCTGGGTTTAGCAAAATAGAAGATTGAAGATTTAAAATCCAGCAAGCACCCAGAAAATTGTCTTGCACTTCAGTTGCCTAAAATGGAAATAGTTTGCAGAAGAAAGCCCATATAAGCACTCCAcattttttcctctatttttctGGATGTGCAAAACATACAATCTCTaaaacaaatgtgtcattttataGAAGTACCAAGATAATTATAGCACCTTACCCCATGAATGACATAACCAGGATCTCCATATAGGACTATGGGACTTATTCTGTCATTTTTCGCGTAATGCAGCCTTTCTGGCATTTCTTCCTTCTTGTAGACATGCAGTTTGGGGTGTGCACCTTTCAAAGCCTGATATACTTTTTCTAAATTTCCTTCTTTAGGCACAAGAAGTCCAGATGGCCCATAATCCACCAGGTGAAATTGAAGATCAGAGAAGTTAAAGTTTGGGATTGTTCTAAGTAAAATCTCATCGTCACCTTTATGAACAGTAGTCATTCCATGGTCTGCTATGATGATAATATTGAGCTCAGATTCCAGGTTATAGTGCTTTACTCGACTTCGTATGTAACCAACCATGCGATCCACTTGACTGACCATATCTTTGCGCTGCTGAGTTTCTGGTCCGTACTTGTGTCCTGTGCTATCTGGTTCCCCAAAGTAAAGAGCCACAAAGTCCAGATCTTCTTCAGTAAACCATTTCATCACCGTTTCTACATTTCCTTCCCACTCTGTTTCATTGCCGTAATTGTGACCGCTACGCTCCACCTTTTTCACATTCACAGTTTCACCCCTGTAAGTTGCATTGCCACCCGGAAAGAAAAGTGATCCAGTTTTCAGTCCCTGTCAGAATAAAATTATAACATAttaatatgctatatatatactaaGGCTTAGTCTAGACAGTGAAGTTGCAGTGAGGTGACTGCTTCCTCATGGTCAGAAACTGTGCCTGCGCTCAACTcaagacactacatgtagccaTTAGGCcaaattttgtattattattattattaataataataataaacaggatttatatagtgccaaaatattatgctgtgctgtacattagataggggttgcaaatgacaaatttgcagacagtgacactggaagagaggaccctgccccaaagagcttacaatctagtaggtgggggaatttacacacaataggttaaataaaaactgtatctATGCAGTGAGTTTTTATTGTAagttattattacaaattattctttaaaagaaGTTTTACTATTTTGCAAGAAGGTTTCCTCAGAATTTGTTATTCAAATAGTGGCAATCATCTGGCGGAGTCCAATCTTTCACATTAACAACTGCTAAGCTAACATACCAGCACTGCATTGTTTTTCAGATTGGTAGCCAATTTACAGAATTGTATTTTGAGAAGGAGGAATAAAGCACAATTGTTCAGAATTTACAGAAGAAAGCAGGACCTGAATATGTAATAAGCCAATGTAAGCATCACCATctgcataaataattaaaaacacatagtAACAAGTTTTCTAAAACCCCAGTGACTGAGCGgctgccagctgctgggagccacATGGGATCTCTTAATCCCaaggcagatctgaacctgcccttactCCATAACATGAGTGTACTAACATGACCCTCCGTGGTGGGTACAAGTTACTCTGCTCTGAATCATCTATCTGCCCTTCTAAGAACACACAAGCTAGGTGTTGTGCAGATagatcaataataaaatgttctcttttataGATATCATTGTACTGTAACACCCAAAAAACCTAATCCATAAAGGGAATATCAGGTGTAACATTATCCATTACAATCTAATATACCTGATAAAAATGGTAAATCTAAATGAGTGTTGATGGTGACAGCTGAATCTGCATCTACACCACCAGTAACAAAAAACCCTCAAATTTCCATCAAGTCCTGCCGCAACACCAAGACCTCCTTCCCGCTagtgcattgggcctgatttatatagCTTCTCCAGGGCTGtggaagataaactttcatcaatgaacctgggtgatccagcaaacctgataaaTAGGCCCATAGGGTTATGAGAGCTGTTCATTATTAAAACACACAGCACAGCGCATGACATGCAAAATAACAAGatggaaaatgttaaaagtaaaaaaaaaatcagttaagaGATTTTCTCCATAACATTTGTTACTGCCCCCAGGTGTCCCCAATCTGATGACCAGCACCATTCAACCTACTTCTACTAAATCAACATTGGACCCACTTTAAGCCTGTAAATGACTGCACAGCAAAAGGTGAAATGTGAACATTATAAGATGATCTCTTATCCTTCTGTCAGTATCTCTTATCCTTCTTCAGTCAACACTttcattaaacattacattttcaaaggctttatcaataaaaaaaaaaagtgatatcaaACCGTCAGAGTTTATCaagctgtaataaaacatttatttcctattACCATTTGAGCCAATTGGAAACTCAAAAACAAGTTGTGATTTCTGCTAAAGAGAATTGGCTAACTAAAATTTATACACTTTTTACTTTCCTGTGGAGTTAATAAGTTAGAAAATGAATTGGAAATTGTAAAAATCTAAAGTAGGAATAAACAGCAACAATTAGGAAAGTTTTTTGGGGGCCAGCAGTTCCTTACAAAATCTGGAGTGgagtctttttaaataaataagtggCTTCACCTTGCACCTTGTGGTTGTGTTCTTGGATCTCTTTCCCACATGGCACCTCATATGTACCTCACCAAAACAATGCAGCGCTACGTACACCAACCTACTTCCATCCATTGCAATGCTCTGAAGTGCAGCATACTCCACATTTCTGTAGTTTATTGGGCGGTCAATCTAAATAAATAGGCTACCAAACACATTGCATGGCAAAGTGCATAACAACACATACgtgttttaaaaatgcagaacataGCTATAGTAGGCAAAAAAGctccctgttattattattattattattaaacaggatttatatatccaTTCTGTATGTATATAACACATGAGCTATGCATATATAGaatggataggcaagtttttaCACCAATATTCATACACATGTAAAACTAAATAGACTTCTTTACCTGTCTTTGTGCTGTTATCCATATTGGGAGAGTTCCATTGTCCCACCATTCTGAAATACCTTGTGTTGGAAGATATGTTACCTTTTGTCCACTGCTAGCATTGAAAAACATGTTATGAATAACACCATGATTCTCAATATATCGtcctgaaataaaacaaagaaaaaaattgtgtttgctaTTTTAAAAGTCAGACCTTGTACTATTAAATTCCATACAACCCATATTCCATTTTATTACTCTGGCAACTTTTCAGAATGGAGAATATGAGAGCTGTCATTATGTATTAGCACAGCATATTTTATACTGGGGTACCAATCAGAGATAAGTTTATCACAAGATTCTTATCAATACTAAAGATGAAGATTGCAAAGCTGTTAGTGAATAGGTGACCCATTAATAGATACAGTTTCATCCCTGATGACCTGTTACAAACAAATTTCACAGGTATAGGAAAATTAattcagcatggtggctcagaggttagcgcaCTGGCCGTTGCAGAgcagggtcccaggtttgattcccagcatggagtttgcaagttctccccatatttgcacattccaaaaacatgcagttagtttaattgccccccccccaaattaaattgatcttagacagtattaaagaca is part of the Pyxicephalus adspersus chromosome 3, UCB_Pads_2.0, whole genome shotgun sequence genome and encodes:
- the ENPP7 gene encoding ectonucleotide pyrophosphatase/phosphodiesterase family member 7, with the translated sequence MKMLALCVLLSAFVLLGSSAPLQKTQRAPHKLLLISFDGFRWNYDQDVDTPNLDTMSQDGVKAKYMTPAFITITSPCHFTLLTGRYIENHGVIHNMFFNASSGQKVTYLPTQGISEWWDNGTLPIWITAQRQGLKTGSLFFPGGNATYRGETVNVKKVERSGHNYGNETEWEGNVETVMKWFTEEDLDFVALYFGEPDSTGHKYGPETQQRKDMVSQVDRMVGYIRSRVKHYNLESELNIIIIADHGMTTVHKGDDEILLRTIPNFNFSDLQFHLVDYGPSGLLVPKEGNLEKVYQALKGAHPKLHVYKKEEMPERLHYAKNDRISPIVLYGDPGYVIHGHAKFQFNKGEHGFDNEVMDMKTIFRAVGPSFKKGLVVEPFESVHVYALMCELLGIVPEVHDGSLDVTRNMLTQNNEDNDNDDNDDNDNNDDNDKDSTKYGLPEVIFQATVGLAAVVGFLFLVFVITTISISVKRHKKQKRAMNSNSTMTLEERN